Proteins encoded within one genomic window of Patescibacteria group bacterium:
- a CDS encoding glycosyltransferase family 2 protein codes for MKLIVTIPCYNEAENIAAVIREIPHSITGIDQVNVLVIDDGSSDGTAGIARAAGAEVIVNTKNLGLARSFQRALWEAVKREADIVVNTDGDNHYDQSKIGDLIAPIIAGQADIVIGSRKLLQTKNKFLNKVGSLVMTKWAGLPKYDVSTGFRAYSKDAALRLGVYSTHTYVHTTLLSAQDQGLTMLEIPIADRIVKRPSRLIKSVPRHIWMAGWNIVRNIVIFRPLRFFGLIGLILTIIGAVPLLRFFYLYLINKGDGHLQSVVIGTMFILLGYINVVLGLLGSSIGWHRKITEEVLYRLKKIELDDHTLHHS; via the coding sequence ATGAAACTCATTGTTACGATTCCATGTTATAACGAAGCCGAAAATATTGCGGCTGTTATTCGTGAAATCCCACACTCTATAACTGGTATCGATCAAGTTAATGTTCTTGTGATTGACGACGGTTCGAGTGACGGAACGGCCGGAATTGCACGAGCGGCGGGAGCTGAAGTAATTGTAAATACTAAGAATTTGGGTTTAGCGAGAAGTTTTCAGCGGGCGTTATGGGAAGCAGTTAAAAGAGAGGCGGATATTGTTGTGAATACAGACGGCGATAATCATTATGATCAGTCTAAAATTGGCGATTTAATAGCACCCATTATAGCCGGTCAAGCTGATATCGTGATTGGTTCACGCAAATTACTACAAACTAAAAATAAGTTCTTAAACAAAGTGGGCAGTTTGGTTATGACAAAATGGGCCGGTTTACCAAAATACGATGTATCGACCGGTTTTCGCGCTTATAGTAAAGATGCGGCTCTACGGTTAGGCGTTTATTCCACTCACACTTATGTTCATACTACTTTACTCTCTGCCCAAGATCAGGGCTTAACCATGTTAGAGATACCAATTGCCGATCGCATAGTAAAACGTCCGTCACGCTTAATAAAAAGTGTCCCCCGTCATATTTGGATGGCCGGTTGGAATATAGTACGCAACATTGTCATTTTTAGACCCCTCAGATTTTTTGGCTTAATTGGACTGATTTTGACTATCATTGGCGCCGTGCCATTGCTGCGCTTTTTTTATCTATATTTAATAAATAAGGGAGATGGGCATTTACAATCAGTGGTGATTGGTACCATGTTTATTTTATTGGGCTACATTAATGTGGTGTTAGGCTTATTAGGATCATCAATTGGCTGGCATCGAAAAATCACCGAAGAAGTGTTGTACCGTTTGAAAAAAATCGAACTGGATGACCATACTCTTCATCACTCGTAA
- a CDS encoding O-antigen ligase family protein: MLSVLGWIVFGDISATSAIGLAAIVIIAPIFLLKTEYGLYALLIFRPIIDIFSGYGLLTIRSVTINLTSMVAILVIVWFLVILLRERVELSATTQLGWLIGVLIWGAATLGVSLDTFISLSEWLRLSSIVIIFIIAYHVATTQPHSITRLTPVLAVALVIPLAAGLVQLITATGLSFGGLDNRVYGTFGHPNVFGFYLVCIINLLLITQLTKKPEQRSLIYPWLIGLGLVMLLFTYTRGAWIGFVVIQILIGLKYYRKQLLTIATVLVGAFLLWQVINTVTINTFNYDLNKINLLHRLTSRDEEADSIDWRLQVFQTMAPQTLNSPLLGYGLGNFVTLRQQGDIGLFDDPEAHNDYLRLAIETGFVGLALYLGFWLGLLVTLFWNYVSHHEDSWQKHYALFGMALIIAALTISVSDNLLQGTAVMWTYMTVLAMIVVETRPHGQMDR, encoded by the coding sequence GTGTTAAGTGTATTAGGCTGGATAGTATTTGGAGATATTTCTGCTACATCCGCCATTGGCTTAGCGGCCATTGTAATTATCGCCCCAATTTTTTTATTAAAAACCGAGTATGGTTTATATGCCCTACTCATCTTTCGCCCGATCATTGATATATTTTCTGGCTATGGCCTTTTAACCATTCGATCAGTCACTATAAATTTAACTTCCATGGTGGCAATATTGGTGATTGTGTGGTTCTTAGTAATTCTACTTAGAGAACGGGTTGAACTTAGTGCCACTACCCAATTGGGCTGGCTGATTGGAGTTTTAATCTGGGGAGCCGCCACCTTGGGTGTCAGCTTGGATACATTTATCTCATTGAGTGAATGGCTCCGCCTCAGTTCGATTGTGATTATTTTTATAATTGCCTACCACGTGGCTACCACACAACCACACAGTATCACGCGGCTAACACCGGTACTAGCCGTGGCTCTGGTGATACCATTAGCCGCTGGCTTGGTGCAGCTTATTACCGCCACCGGGCTATCATTTGGTGGTTTAGATAACCGCGTCTATGGCACCTTTGGTCACCCGAATGTGTTTGGGTTTTATTTGGTATGTATCATAAATTTATTATTAATCACCCAACTGACTAAAAAACCTGAACAACGGTCTTTAATATATCCATGGCTAATCGGCTTGGGGTTGGTGATGTTATTATTCACCTATACTCGAGGTGCCTGGATTGGTTTTGTCGTCATTCAAATATTAATTGGCCTAAAATATTATCGTAAACAATTACTCACTATTGCTACTGTCTTAGTCGGTGCATTTTTGTTGTGGCAAGTAATCAACACTGTTACCATCAATACTTTTAATTATGATCTAAATAAAATAAACCTCTTACATCGCCTAACCAGTCGTGATGAGGAAGCCGATTCGATTGATTGGCGCTTACAGGTGTTTCAAACTATGGCACCGCAAACCCTCAATTCTCCCCTTCTCGGTTACGGTTTAGGCAACTTTGTGACTTTAAGACAACAGGGCGATATCGGTTTGTTTGATGACCCTGAAGCCCATAATGATTATCTCCGTTTAGCCATTGAAACCGGCTTCGTTGGTTTGGCTCTGTATCTTGGTTTCTGGCTAGGTTTGTTAGTAACACTATTCTGGAATTATGTTAGCCACCATGAAGACAGCTGGCAAAAACACTATGCTCTGTTTGGTATGGCCTTAATTATTGCCGCGCTAACAATTAGTGTCAGTGATAATCTACTCCAAGGTACCGCCGTGATGTGGACATATATGACAGTGCTAGCCATGATTGTTGTGGAGACAAGGCCACACGGCCAAATGGATCGCTGA
- a CDS encoding GtrA family protein, translated as MRLPINLHQFIKFCVVSGFNTVVDLGSYWILTRYFSWWAHHLVLAHIVSLIITMVHSYAWNSLWVFAKEHTNDIVSFIKFVIVSMSGLVMSSVLFWVMLEIHINDWVVKLSMMFFLFVWNFAGDKWWVYTKK; from the coding sequence GTGCGCTTACCTATCAACCTGCACCAATTCATTAAATTCTGTGTTGTCAGTGGTTTTAACACGGTTGTTGACTTGGGTTCGTATTGGATTTTAACGAGATATTTTTCGTGGTGGGCACATCATCTAGTATTGGCTCATATTGTGTCTTTGATTATCACCATGGTACATAGTTATGCGTGGAATTCTCTATGGGTTTTTGCCAAAGAGCATACCAACGATATCGTGTCCTTTATCAAGTTTGTGATTGTATCGATGTCTGGTTTGGTAATGAGTAGTGTTTTGTTTTGGGTAATGCTAGAAATTCACATTAATGATTGGGTTGTAAAGTTAAGTATGATGTTCTTTTTATTTGTGTGGAATTTTGCCGGAGATAAGTGGTGGGTGTATACTAAAAAATAA
- a CDS encoding glycosyltransferase family 4 protein encodes MKITFIGQKGIPALAGGVERHVEELAVRLAKIPNTEVVAYTRPWYSAKAVTSYDGVRLVSLPSVHTKNFDAITHTFLAIIHAALIERADIIHIQAVGPAILAPLARLLRPKAKVIVTFHCIDRQHQKWGRFAKLMLWLGEFMTMKFAHEVIAVSRTIQHYSYESYGRMVKYIPNGATLHAIVPADKITEQFGLKSKDYVLTVARLVQHKGIHYLIKAFKKLETDKKLVIVGASTFTDDYVQEIITLAADDARIIFTGLQTGPVLQELYSNAYCFALPSESEGLSIALLEAGSYGLPIVASDIPANREVLDGNGLIVPVGNIEALRAALAQLLSDKKLAEGFGEQANRMVLEHYQWDSIVAETFECYTTGSALTYQPAPIH; translated from the coding sequence ATGAAAATAACCTTTATAGGACAAAAGGGTATCCCAGCACTGGCCGGCGGCGTTGAACGGCACGTTGAGGAATTGGCTGTGCGGCTGGCTAAAATACCCAATACTGAGGTGGTGGCCTACACCCGTCCGTGGTATTCAGCTAAGGCTGTAACGAGCTACGATGGTGTTAGATTGGTTAGTTTGCCCTCAGTTCATACCAAAAACTTTGATGCCATTACGCATACTTTTTTAGCTATCATTCATGCTGCTCTTATCGAGCGGGCTGATATTATTCATATTCAAGCCGTGGGGCCAGCCATTTTAGCGCCTTTGGCCAGATTATTACGCCCTAAAGCTAAAGTGATTGTTACGTTTCATTGTATTGATCGCCAACACCAAAAATGGGGTCGATTTGCCAAACTTATGCTGTGGTTAGGTGAGTTTATGACCATGAAATTTGCTCATGAGGTTATTGCCGTGTCTCGTACCATTCAGCACTATTCTTATGAATCATATGGTCGCATGGTGAAATATATTCCCAATGGTGCCACGCTTCATGCCATTGTGCCGGCCGATAAAATTACTGAGCAGTTTGGTTTAAAAAGTAAAGACTATGTTTTGACAGTGGCTCGATTAGTACAACATAAGGGTATTCATTATTTAATTAAGGCTTTCAAAAAACTCGAGACAGATAAGAAACTAGTGATTGTTGGCGCCTCAACATTTACCGATGATTATGTACAGGAAATAATCACCTTAGCGGCTGATGATGCACGTATAATTTTCACAGGTTTGCAAACTGGTCCGGTTTTACAGGAATTATATTCTAATGCTTATTGTTTTGCCTTACCGTCAGAATCTGAAGGGTTATCGATTGCATTATTAGAAGCCGGTAGTTATGGATTACCGATAGTGGCCAGCGATATTCCAGCTAACCGAGAAGTGTTAGATGGTAACGGTTTGATTGTTCCGGTCGGTAATATAGAAGCTTTACGGGCTGCGCTTGCACAATTATTATCTGACAAAAAATTAGCCGAAGGTTTTGGCGAACAAGCCAACCGCATGGTATTAGAGCACTATCAATGGGATAGTATTGTAGCCGAAACGTTCGAATGCTACACTACTGGAAGTGCGCTTACCTATCAACCTGCACCAATTCATTAA
- a CDS encoding putative glycoside hydrolase: MKRLFLFISLCLASLLPLATKAVTLPDEFPRIGNYFLDPNISDSEATQLAQWDIVIVGFETHYTSPNAFTIMKNLNPDIIILAYVTSEEVPEKHLLETDVNSPIYQLYHQLNEHDDWYLKNSSGAYVNFWPDTRMLDVTGQWSTVLPNYMATNIVNTNQNHWDGIFYDNCFNDVSWVDSTITVSDSQWKDRMTTIMQNTREQLPKKIILCNSNGKFYSYINGRLIEAFPSDNDGGWAGAMSKYFSVLAEGKPPSIVIVNSVQDANDNNIYQQMRYNLTSTLLGDGFASFDQSVSQHSSLSWYDEYSVALGKPLGDPYNVATNQGPNPAQWSKGVWRRNFERGIVLINSADTEQRVVLENGFEKILGKQDPIVNDGSVVGSVKIPAHDGIILQGRIAQVVDDPYVNGTFAKVFSARGKKKRNSFFTYNSAYAGSDVVVSVSDINTVFVAGQTNVTVYKNDVQVAQFAPYGTNFHGGVNITVERLDGPKKPYRIITGTQSGGAQVRIFSTRGKLINPGCFPYGTGFHGGINVAVANVLPKSAKKEIVVGAGQGGGPQVIVLNNRCQTTGRSWFAYEQSSRSGVWVAAGDVNNDGKDDIVTIPGQGAAPLIKTFTGRGKKLAKSFYAFTQTNHSGAQVAISDIDGDSLNELIAMSFSIFNQ; encoded by the coding sequence ATGAAACGATTATTTCTCTTTATCAGTCTCTGCTTAGCTAGCTTATTGCCGCTAGCTACTAAAGCAGTCACATTACCAGACGAATTTCCTCGCATCGGTAATTATTTTTTGGATCCAAATATTTCTGATAGTGAAGCCACTCAATTAGCGCAGTGGGATATTGTCATTGTTGGTTTTGAAACCCATTACACCAGCCCGAATGCGTTCACTATCATGAAAAACCTGAACCCGGATATTATTATTTTGGCTTATGTCACCAGTGAAGAAGTACCGGAAAAACATCTATTAGAAACCGATGTCAATAGCCCAATCTACCAACTGTATCATCAACTAAACGAGCATGATGATTGGTATTTAAAAAATTCCAGTGGGGCGTATGTAAATTTTTGGCCGGACACAAGAATGCTAGATGTTACTGGTCAATGGAGCACTGTTTTGCCCAACTATATGGCAACTAATATAGTGAATACAAATCAAAATCACTGGGATGGAATTTTTTATGATAATTGTTTTAATGATGTGTCTTGGGTGGATAGTACAATTACCGTCAGTGACAGTCAGTGGAAAGACCGCATGACAACCATCATGCAAAATACGCGAGAGCAGTTACCTAAGAAAATTATTTTGTGTAATAGTAATGGTAAATTTTATTCATATATCAACGGCCGGTTAATTGAGGCGTTTCCATCAGATAATGATGGTGGCTGGGCTGGCGCTATGAGTAAGTATTTCAGTGTTCTAGCCGAGGGGAAACCACCTAGCATCGTAATTGTGAACTCAGTGCAAGATGCTAACGATAATAATATTTATCAGCAAATGCGCTATAACCTCACGTCTACATTATTAGGCGATGGTTTTGCTAGTTTTGATCAATCAGTTAGCCAGCATAGTTCTCTATCTTGGTATGATGAATACAGCGTGGCTTTAGGTAAACCGTTAGGTGACCCGTATAATGTGGCTACCAACCAAGGGCCTAATCCGGCGCAATGGTCCAAGGGAGTGTGGCGGCGTAACTTTGAACGGGGGATTGTGTTAATAAATTCGGCCGACACCGAACAGCGGGTTGTTTTGGAAAATGGTTTCGAAAAGATCTTGGGTAAACAAGATCCAATTGTGAACGACGGTAGTGTCGTGGGGAGTGTTAAAATACCGGCGCATGATGGCATTATATTACAAGGCCGCATTGCGCAAGTAGTGGATGATCCGTATGTGAATGGTACTTTTGCAAAAGTGTTTTCAGCGCGGGGCAAGAAAAAACGGAATAGTTTTTTTACTTACAATTCGGCTTATGCCGGCAGTGATGTTGTGGTTAGTGTGTCAGATATAAATACCGTGTTTGTCGCCGGACAGACTAATGTAACTGTTTATAAGAATGATGTTCAAGTAGCCCAGTTTGCACCGTATGGCACAAATTTTCACGGTGGTGTTAACATAACTGTAGAACGGTTAGATGGGCCAAAAAAACCTTATCGGATTATTACCGGTACACAATCTGGTGGCGCCCAAGTGCGCATATTTTCAACACGCGGTAAATTAATTAACCCGGGTTGTTTTCCGTATGGGACAGGGTTTCATGGTGGCATCAACGTTGCCGTGGCCAATGTTTTACCAAAATCAGCCAAAAAAGAAATTGTCGTCGGAGCCGGCCAGGGCGGTGGGCCCCAAGTAATTGTGCTAAATAATCGTTGCCAAACAACTGGACGAAGTTGGTTTGCCTATGAGCAAAGTAGTCGAAGTGGAGTATGGGTCGCAGCCGGTGATGTGAACAATGATGGTAAAGATGATATAGTAACCATACCAGGCCAGGGTGCCGCACCACTAATAAAAACCTTTACCGGTCGAGGTAAAAAACTAGCTAAAAGTTTTTATGCTTTTACGCAAACTAATCATAGCGGCGCTCAGGTAGCCATTAGCGATATTGATGGAGATAGTCTAAATGAATTAATTGCCATGTCTTTTTCCATCTTCAACCAATGA
- a CDS encoding glycosyltransferase, which translates to MNILQINKFFYRRRGAETYLFDLSELLRSKGHNVAEFAMVHPDNEPSPWSEYFVSEVDYSQKTLAGNIKAAARMFWSTEAQRKLDALLDVFKPDVAHIHNIYHQISPSILVTLKKRGIPIVLTLHDYKLICPNYEMFTGNQVCMRCKGRKYYNAVLHKCIKGSVGMSALVMFEMYLHKMMQVYEHEVDCFISPSQFLKKQMLDWGEQVKRIEVIPNFVRAPITDGVMDGSDASRVNDVLYAGALSRIKGVDLILDNFRKNRYSGRLLLAGSGPMEAEIKAESNENIVYLGQLSKQELANRVKECRAVIVPSRYHDNFPYAVLEAFAAGKPVIASHRGGMPELVQPRHTGWLFEPTKPDSLTAALTEMFKRDDLVKQFGEAACQVAKTHNPEKHYETIISLYQSLLS; encoded by the coding sequence GTGAATATTCTGCAAATCAATAAATTCTTCTATCGGCGGCGGGGGGCAGAAACATACTTATTTGATCTCTCTGAATTATTAAGAAGTAAAGGTCATAATGTCGCCGAGTTTGCTATGGTTCATCCAGACAACGAACCATCACCGTGGAGTGAGTATTTTGTGTCCGAAGTTGATTATAGCCAAAAAACTTTAGCGGGAAATATTAAAGCGGCAGCGAGAATGTTTTGGAGTACAGAAGCGCAAAGAAAACTGGATGCGTTGTTGGATGTGTTTAAACCAGATGTGGCACACATTCATAATATCTATCATCAAATTAGTCCATCTATTTTAGTCACCTTAAAGAAACGGGGGATACCGATAGTATTAACCCTGCATGATTACAAATTAATTTGTCCGAATTACGAAATGTTTACGGGCAACCAAGTGTGCATGCGCTGTAAAGGGCGTAAATATTATAATGCGGTGTTGCATAAATGTATTAAAGGTTCCGTGGGTATGAGTGCACTGGTTATGTTTGAAATGTATCTGCATAAAATGATGCAAGTGTATGAACATGAGGTTGATTGTTTTATATCACCATCACAGTTTTTAAAAAAACAAATGTTGGATTGGGGTGAGCAAGTGAAGCGCATCGAGGTTATACCAAATTTTGTGCGTGCACCCATCACGGACGGTGTGATGGACGGGTCGGATGCATCCCGTGTAAACGATGTCTTATACGCAGGTGCTCTTTCCCGCATCAAAGGGGTCGATTTAATCCTTGACAATTTCCGGAAAAATCGGTACTCTGGCCGGTTACTATTAGCTGGGTCTGGGCCAATGGAGGCCGAAATAAAAGCTGAGAGTAACGAAAATATTGTGTATTTAGGACAGCTTAGTAAACAGGAATTAGCCAATCGGGTTAAAGAATGCCGGGCGGTGATTGTGCCATCGCGGTATCATGACAACTTTCCCTATGCAGTGCTTGAAGCTTTTGCAGCCGGGAAACCGGTGATTGCCAGTCACCGGGGTGGTATGCCAGAATTGGTGCAGCCGCGTCACACTGGCTGGTTATTTGAACCAACTAAACCAGACAGTTTAACAGCGGCTTTAACCGAAATGTTTAAACGAGACGATTTAGTAAAACAGTTTGGTGAGGCGGCCTGTCAAGTAGCCAAAACACACAACCCAGAAAAACACTATGAAACGATTATTTCTCTTTATCAGTCTCTGCTTAGCTAG
- a CDS encoding UDP-glucose/GDP-mannose dehydrogenase family protein has translation MNISVIGTGYVGLVTGACLAEAGHQVTCLDINQEKISGLQRGIIPIFEPGLEAVVQSNVQLERLKFTTDLADAIPQSEVVIIAVGTPSAPDGTADLQYVFAAAEGIAKKMQRYTVIVTKSTVPVGTGKKVEAIIKQHYTGDFAYASCPEFLREGCAVDDFFSPDRVVIGVRNDQASAVMLDMFKPIRGQKVVTTVESAELIKYASNAFLATKISFINEIAQVCERMGADIEEVAYGVGLDHRIGPKFLKAGIGWGGSCFPKDVSALGQMAGASGYDFRLLQSVIEVNHNQRKHFIARVREHIGEIDHKKIGVLGLAFKDNTDDIRESAAIDVIQQLVAAGVTVTAFDYQATEAARRVLPDTVKFASDPYEVAAQADAVLVLTEWKEFKELDWVKIKDSMIQPVVFDGRNLLKPKTMIELGFHYYSIGR, from the coding sequence ATGAATATTAGTGTTATCGGTACCGGTTATGTTGGTTTGGTCACAGGAGCCTGTTTAGCTGAGGCTGGCCATCAAGTAACTTGTCTGGATATAAATCAGGAAAAAATCAGTGGTTTACAACGTGGTATTATTCCTATTTTTGAACCTGGTCTTGAAGCAGTTGTACAAAGCAATGTGCAATTAGAACGCTTAAAATTTACGACTGATTTAGCTGACGCCATACCGCAAAGTGAAGTTGTCATCATTGCCGTTGGTACGCCATCTGCCCCTGACGGTACAGCTGATTTGCAGTATGTATTTGCGGCGGCTGAGGGCATTGCCAAGAAAATGCAACGTTACACAGTGATAGTCACAAAATCAACTGTGCCAGTTGGAACGGGCAAAAAAGTTGAAGCGATAATAAAACAACATTATACCGGAGATTTTGCCTATGCCTCTTGTCCGGAATTTTTGCGCGAAGGCTGCGCCGTGGATGATTTTTTCTCTCCGGATCGAGTAGTAATTGGAGTACGTAATGATCAGGCCAGTGCTGTCATGCTCGATATGTTTAAGCCAATTCGCGGGCAGAAAGTTGTTACCACGGTGGAGTCGGCCGAATTGATTAAATATGCTTCAAATGCTTTTTTAGCCACGAAGATTTCTTTTATCAACGAAATTGCTCAGGTGTGTGAGCGCATGGGAGCAGACATTGAGGAGGTGGCTTATGGGGTTGGGTTAGATCACCGGATTGGTCCTAAATTCTTAAAAGCCGGTATTGGTTGGGGTGGGTCATGTTTTCCAAAGGATGTGTCGGCGCTCGGACAAATGGCTGGTGCCTCAGGCTATGATTTTAGGTTATTGCAATCGGTTATTGAAGTGAATCATAATCAACGCAAGCATTTTATTGCTCGGGTGCGTGAACATATTGGCGAAATAGATCATAAAAAAATTGGTGTATTGGGGTTGGCTTTTAAAGACAATACCGATGATATTCGAGAGTCAGCCGCGATCGATGTGATTCAACAGTTAGTAGCCGCCGGTGTTACCGTAACCGCCTTTGATTATCAAGCCACCGAAGCCGCCCGGCGTGTTTTACCTGATACGGTCAAGTTTGCGAGTGACCCATATGAGGTGGCTGCTCAAGCCGATGCGGTTTTGGTATTAACAGAATGGAAAGAGTTCAAAGAGCTTGATTGGGTAAAGATAAAAGATAGTATGATTCAACCGGTGGTGTTTGATGGCCGAAATTTACTCAAACCGAAAACGATGATTGAATTGGGTTTCCATTATTATTCCATTGGTCGATGA
- a CDS encoding NAD-dependent epimerase/dehydratase family protein, producing the protein MVKHAIFDKKNILVVGGAGFIGSHLCDELVKQNKVICVDNFVTGHVENIEHLLGNANFIFIKHDINEPLDLTKFPELEKFQVQFQGVQEIFNLAVPTNKHTFEENIFNTLLANSYAVRNTLEIAKQFQAKYLFASSSSVYGDPIDGQDLFSEDYWGFVDPTGPRSCYNEGKRFGESFVTSFGKQFGIDVKIGRIFNTYGPRMALNSGRMIPDFVTEAAAGHDVLIYGHGAETDTYCFVNDIIDGLLKLMSYKVAGPINLGSPERYTMLDIAKKIITFTESKAQIKFTDALPFLTTPGVADISKAKQQLGWFPVVALDEGLRQTVADMLGSRVLTYARVGGLT; encoded by the coding sequence ATGGTTAAACACGCAATTTTCGATAAAAAAAATATCTTAGTAGTCGGTGGGGCTGGGTTTATTGGTTCACATCTGTGTGACGAGTTGGTGAAACAAAATAAAGTCATCTGTGTGGATAATTTCGTCACTGGCCACGTGGAAAACATTGAGCATTTATTAGGTAATGCCAACTTTATTTTTATTAAGCATGATATTAATGAACCGTTAGATTTAACCAAGTTTCCTGAATTAGAAAAATTTCAAGTACAATTTCAAGGTGTTCAGGAAATATTTAATTTAGCCGTACCGACTAATAAACATACTTTTGAAGAGAATATTTTTAATACTTTATTGGCTAATTCTTATGCCGTCAGAAATACTTTGGAAATAGCGAAACAGTTTCAGGCCAAATATTTATTCGCGTCATCGTCGTCAGTGTACGGTGATCCAATTGATGGACAAGATCTGTTTTCCGAGGACTATTGGGGGTTTGTTGATCCAACTGGTCCACGCAGTTGTTATAATGAAGGCAAACGGTTTGGCGAGAGTTTTGTGACTAGTTTTGGTAAGCAATTTGGGATTGATGTGAAAATCGGTCGCATCTTTAATACCTATGGTCCACGCATGGCGCTTAATTCTGGTCGCATGATACCTGATTTTGTGACTGAAGCGGCGGCGGGACACGATGTCTTAATTTATGGCCACGGAGCCGAAACTGATACCTATTGTTTCGTGAATGATATTATTGATGGCTTGTTAAAATTAATGAGCTACAAAGTAGCCGGACCAATCAATTTAGGTAGCCCAGAACGTTATACGATGTTGGATATTGCCAAAAAGATTATTACGTTTACAGAGTCAAAAGCGCAGATTAAATTTACTGATGCGCTACCATTTTTAACAACACCTGGCGTGGCTGATATTAGTAAAGCCAAACAACAGTTGGGTTGGTTTCCGGTAGTGGCTTTAGATGAAGGTTTACGTCAAACTGTAGCGGATATGTTAGGTAGTCGAGTTTTAACTTATGCTCGAGTCGGTGGATTGACATAG
- a CDS encoding glycosyltransferase codes for MKLVCVIVTKDRPEDLRRCLASIVSADQIIIVDGSITAKTVAKEFQCAYYQSKPGITRQRNLARQHIPSDTDIVVYCDDDTELSPNTLIKVREIFAAQPEVVGLTGNLDQTVKHNFFKRLFGRLSLTYTKQPYGFTTGIFNIINSVTQPTKVDWLPGAFMCYRWSVVQDIIFDEWFTEYGLGEDFDFSYRVGTLGILLADPSIVVAHHHSQVNRNWKKFGYMRLVNRNYLRVKLWPKQGLYWLGMWWSNMWLLAMPYRPEWIGEMQGLLTILLKRAIFPRYENNLYRTKGYPSTGRRR; via the coding sequence ATGAAACTAGTTTGTGTCATCGTTACCAAGGATCGTCCGGAAGATTTACGCCGGTGTTTAGCTAGTATTGTTTCAGCTGATCAAATTATTATTGTTGATGGGAGTATTACAGCCAAAACAGTGGCTAAAGAATTTCAGTGTGCTTATTATCAATCTAAACCTGGTATTACCAGACAACGTAATCTGGCTAGACAACATATACCTTCAGACACCGACATTGTGGTGTATTGTGATGATGATACTGAATTATCACCCAACACTTTAATTAAAGTTAGAGAAATTTTTGCAGCTCAACCTGAAGTAGTTGGCCTAACTGGTAATTTAGATCAAACAGTTAAACACAATTTTTTCAAGAGACTGTTTGGGCGGTTAAGTCTAACATACACAAAACAACCCTACGGTTTTACGACGGGTATATTTAATATCATAAATTCAGTAACTCAACCTACTAAAGTTGATTGGCTACCCGGTGCGTTTATGTGTTATCGCTGGTCAGTTGTGCAGGATATAATATTTGATGAATGGTTTACAGAGTACGGTTTAGGAGAAGACTTTGATTTCAGTTATCGCGTGGGTACATTAGGAATTTTGCTCGCTGACCCAAGTATTGTTGTAGCCCATCATCATTCTCAAGTGAATCGAAATTGGAAGAAATTTGGCTATATGCGCCTGGTTAATCGCAACTATCTAAGAGTGAAATTATGGCCAAAACAAGGCCTTTATTGGCTTGGAATGTGGTGGTCTAATATGTGGTTATTGGCCATGCCGTATCGACCGGAGTGGATAGGGGAAATGCAGGGGCTCTTGACAATTCTGTTAAAACGCGCTATATTTCCACGTTATGAAAATAACCTTTATAGGACAAAAGGGTATCCCAGCACTGGCCGGCGGCGTTGA